The Hydrogenispora ethanolica nucleotide sequence CTGCACCGTTTCTTCGCGAATCAGGCGATTTAAATCATGCCGTTGCATAGAACGGGTTGTATTTCAAGCGCCCCGGCCGGAGAGCAAGCTCTCTGCGGCCGGGGCGTTTCAAAAATGCTTCGAAAAAGGGGAAGAAAACCAAGATGAAGATCTTGTTGAATGAAGGATGGCAACTGCAAGGCTGCGACCGGCATTCCAAAGCGGACGAAGCCGCCCGTTCCGGGCAATGGTCCGGCGAATGGCTGGACGCGGCGGTTCCCGGCGATGTCCATTCCACGCTGTTGCGGCACGGCCGGATCGCCGATCCCTTTTACTCCACCAATGTGGAGAAATGCCGCTGGATCGAGGATAAGGTCTGGTGGTACCGGATGGAATTCAGCTTCGACCGGCCACTGGCGGACGGCGCGATCTGCGAATTATGCTTTGACGGGCTGGACACTTTCGCTACGGTCTATCTGAATGACCGGGAATTGGGCAGCCATGAGAATATGTTCACCCCGGCGGTCTTTGACGTCACCGGCCGGCTGCGGCCGGGACTCAACCGGCTGGCGGTGCGGTTCGATTCGACCATCGCCGCCACCGCCGGCAAGGACTATGAGAAGATGTGGTACTCCTACAGCCCGAACCGGGCCTGGGTCCGCAAGGCCCAGATGAATTTCCGCTGGGACTGGGGGCCGCGCCTGATCACCGCCGGGATCTGGCGGGATGTCGCGTTGAATGTCTACCAGACCGCCAAGATCGACAGCGTCTTCGCCCACACTGCGGCGCTCCGGGAAGACGCGGCCGATCTGCAGCTGGAGATCGCCGCAACCGTCTGGCGGCCCGAGGCCGGGCTCCACGCGGAGATCACTTTGAGCCGGCCCGGACAACGCTTGACCGATACGGTGGCGCTGCGGGAGGGCCGGGCCGCGTTGCGCCTGACCGTGCCGGAGCCCAAGCTCTGGTGGACCCACGATCTGGGCGAGCCGGCGCTCTATGATCTGACTGTCTTGCTCAAAGACGGCGCGACCATGGTCGACAGTTACAGCACGCCAATCGGCATCCGCACCCTGACCGTGCAACAGCGGACCGAGGACGGCCAAAAGCGTTTCACCTTCGTATTAAACGGCGTTCCGACCTTCGCCAAGGGCGCCAACTGGATTCCGGCCCACAGCTTTATCGGAGCGATCGGGGAGGATGCTTACCGCCAGTGGATCGCCATTGCCAAGGAAGGCCGGATGAATATGTTGCGGGTCTGGGGCGGCGGCATCTACGAGAAGGAATGGTTTTACCGCGAATGCGACCGGCAGGGGATCATGGTCTGGCAGGATTTCATGTTCGCCTGCTCGTCTTATCCCGACTTCGATCCGGAATTCATGGCCAATGTGCGCGAGGAGGTCCGCTACGCCGTCACGGCGCTGCGCAACCATCCGTCGCTCGCCATCTGGTGCGGCAATAACGAGATCCAGTGGATTCACGGCCAGAAGCTCTCCGACCTGCAAGACTTGCGGCTGTATGGCGAGAAGATCTATCACGACCTGATGCCCGAGCTCCTGGCGGAGTTGGATCCGACCCGGCTGTACTGGCCGAGCTCGCCGTTTGGCGGCAACGACCCCAACAGCGACGACGAAGGCGACAAGCATAACTGGCAGGTCTGGGCGGGCCAGGTCTATCCGCACCGCCACGGCGAAAAGCTGGTGGTCGATAACACCCCGGCGGGAATCTCCTTCAAAAAGTTCGCCCAGGATTACGGCAAGTTCGTCTCGGAGTTCGGGATCCACGCCGCGCCGGTGCTGCGCACGCTCCAGGAGTGCCTGCCGCAGGAGGAGTTGTACTGGGGCAGTTTCGGATTGCGCTACCGGAACAAAGACAAGCGGCCGAACCGGGGCTTTCTGATGATGCAGAGCTACACCGGGCTCCCGTCCGATCTCGGGCAGTATATCGACTATTCGATGCTGGCCCAGGCCGAAGGGCTGAAGTACGGACTGGAGCATTACCGGCGGCGCAAGCCGGAATGCAGCGGCGCCTTGATCTGGCAGCTCAACGACTGCTGGCCGGCGATCAGCTGGAGCATCGTCGATTTCCACGGCCGGCCCAAAGCCTCCTATTATTATGTGCGCCGGGCGTTCCAGCCCATTCTGCTCTCCTTCAAGGAAGAGGGGCCGGACACGGTCTCCCTCTGGGCGATCAATGACACGCTCCAGGAGTACCGGGACCGGGTGGAAATCGGGCTGGCCGATTTCTTCGGCAATTCGGAGTACCGGGAAGTCCTGGAGATCGCGGTCCCGGCCAATCGTTCGGTCAAGCTCCGGGAATTCTCCAAGAACCGGATCAATGTGACCTACACCAATTTCGAATTCCTATACGCCCAGCCGGGCGACGCGGCGGCCGGGGGCAATCTCTTCTTCTTCGAGGATTATAAGGATCTGAACCTGCCGCCTTGCCGGCTGGAGGTGAACCGGGACAGGGCAGTGGAGGACCGCCT carries:
- a CDS encoding beta-mannosidase — translated: MKILLNEGWQLQGCDRHSKADEAARSGQWSGEWLDAAVPGDVHSTLLRHGRIADPFYSTNVEKCRWIEDKVWWYRMEFSFDRPLADGAICELCFDGLDTFATVYLNDRELGSHENMFTPAVFDVTGRLRPGLNRLAVRFDSTIAATAGKDYEKMWYSYSPNRAWVRKAQMNFRWDWGPRLITAGIWRDVALNVYQTAKIDSVFAHTAALREDAADLQLEIAATVWRPEAGLHAEITLSRPGQRLTDTVALREGRAALRLTVPEPKLWWTHDLGEPALYDLTVLLKDGATMVDSYSTPIGIRTLTVQQRTEDGQKRFTFVLNGVPTFAKGANWIPAHSFIGAIGEDAYRQWIAIAKEGRMNMLRVWGGGIYEKEWFYRECDRQGIMVWQDFMFACSSYPDFDPEFMANVREEVRYAVTALRNHPSLAIWCGNNEIQWIHGQKLSDLQDLRLYGEKIYHDLMPELLAELDPTRLYWPSSPFGGNDPNSDDEGDKHNWQVWAGQVYPHRHGEKLVVDNTPAGISFKKFAQDYGKFVSEFGIHAAPVLRTLQECLPQEELYWGSFGLRYRNKDKRPNRGFLMMQSYTGLPSDLGQYIDYSMLAQAEGLKYGLEHYRRRKPECSGALIWQLNDCWPAISWSIVDFHGRPKASYYYVRRAFQPILLSFKEEGPDTVSLWAINDTLQEYRDRVEIGLADFFGNSEYREVLEIAVPANRSVKLREFSKNRINVTYTNFEFLYAQPGDAAAGGNLFFFEDYKDLNLPPCRLEVNRDRAVEDRLELRIRTDNFAKFVKIEHRLDGATLSDNYFDLRPGEEKIVTLQGLPGSLLRPEEIQVAALNQGS